The following nucleotide sequence is from Candidatus Cloacimonadota bacterium.
GTCGTGGTGTGGATAGTGTACACTTTAGATAAATTTCAGACTTATCCACGATTTGACACTATTTTTCACTTATGTTTTTCTATTCTCGCTTTATGAAAATGTTTCATAACTTTTCATAAAACATGTTACACTACCTAATCAAAAACAAGAAAACTCTAAGTTTATACTCAATGTCAAAACAATTTTTTTCTTGCCTGCTTTTGTTAATGAATTTTAGAGATTTCTCTATATTTAAAGGAATGAAAATGAAGCTGGCTGTTATTGGAAGTAAAGAATTTAAGGATTATCGAAAACTGAAATCTGTTTTGGATCAACTTTCGGGAATAACAGCCATTGTAAGCGGAGCTGCATCGGGAACAGATGCAATGGCTGCTCGATATGCAAAGGTACATAATATAAAATTAATCGAATTTCCTCCAGATTATAAGAATTATGGGGAAGAGGCAAAACATTTTCGTGATCGACAGATCGTGGAAAATTGTGATTCTTTGATTGCCTTCTGGGATGGTAAATGTGAAGGAACTAAATATACGATTGAATATGCTGAGAAGTTAGAGATTCCTTTGAAAGTAATAAGTATTCAAAGCTCCCCTTTGGAAGGGGAGAATCCCGAAATTTTTCGAGAAGAGGGGTTTTCTGTTAAATGAATTTTTTTTATGTTAAAATTTTATCGGAAAATGAACCCCCTCCCAGTGGAATATCCATAGGATTCCACGGGATATATTTAATTCCCCCTTACCACGGGGGACAATATGGAATAAAAGATTAAATGAAACCAATAATCATCGGAATTCACGGACTTAAGAACAAGCCAGCCAAAAAGCTTCTGGAAAGCTGGTGGATCAAATCCATCCGCGATGGATTGCAATATTATAATAATTTTCACGATAGCTTCAAATTTGAACTTTGTTACTGGGCAGATATGGAGTATGAAAAACCGCTCGATCCCCAAATGGAAGATGAAGATGATCCGTTGTATTTGAAAGAGCCGTATACTTCCTTTGAACCTCCCAAAACGGAAAAAGAGATCAATAATACAAAACGTAAAATTCTGGATAAATTGGAAATCGCAATGGATAATCTTTTCCTGCGGGAAGATGCCATCGAAGGTATTGAAAAAATTGCGGATCTCACAATCCGAAAAATGTTCGCTGATCTGGATACTTATTATCATGGAAATTGCAGTCTTAATCAAAATGAAAAAGCTAAAACAGCTTTTCGAAATCGGTTGGCTCAACTTCTAAAAAAATACAAAAATCATGATATCTTAATTCTTGCTCATTCCATGGGAACGATCATTTCCTACGATACACTTTTACACGTAATTCCGAATTTAAAAATTGATACTTTCATCACGCTTGGTTCACCTTTGGGTTTGCCGGTTATCACCAAAAAAATCCTGCTGGAATTGGGAAAGAAAATAGATGAAAACAGCCAGCCACCGGTTCCTGATAACATTAGAAATAACTGGTTCAATTTTTCGGATTTGGATGATAACATTGCTGCAAATTATAACCTGGCAGACGACTATAACTTCAATAAAAATGCAATGTTACCGAAAGACAATATCGTGAATAATGAATATATTTATGATGGACAAAAAAATCCGCATAAGGTTTATGGTTATTTGCGCACGCCGCAGGTTGCGGAAGCGATTTATAATTTTCTGAACAGGAAAGATTCATTCCTGACAGAAGTTTTAAAAAGGATGGGAATACGATGAAGAAATTAGTAATAATTTTGATAATAATATTTTGTTTTTCTTTAATTTCAGCGCAAACCTCCAAAATAGACAGCCTGGATATCCGCATTGAAAACACAACAGGAAAAGAAAAAGTAGATGCTTTGAACGATCTTTCCAAAGCTTACTGGCAGATCGATCCAACTTATTCTGTAGAATATGGCGAAACATCCAGAAAACTTGCCAGAAAAGAAAAATATAAAGCCGGCGAAGCAAAAGCACTCAATAATATTGGAGTCGGTTATTTCTATCTGGGCGATTCTGAAACAGGTATGGAATTTCTGATGGATGCTTTGGAACTAAGAAAGGAGATCGGAGACAAAAAAGAGATCGTTACCGCACTCAATAACATCGGAATAATCTACGATGCAATTAATGATTATAATAATGCTCTTAAATTTTACCTGGAATCACTTAAAATTGAAGAGGAGATCGGCAACGATAAAGGAATTGCTGGTTCTTTGAATAATATTGGAATTGTATACGAAAACCTCAGTAATTTCAATAAAGCGCTCGAATATTTTCTACGTTCTCTTCAGATTTATGAAAAGCTTGATGATAAAGTAGGAATGGCTGCTACATGTGGAAATATTGGCCTGATATATGGCGGACTTACAAATTATGATAAGGCTTTAGAATATCATTTTAAAGCCCTCAACATTTACGAGGAAGTGCAAGATTTGCGGGGAAAAGCAAATATTCTTGGCAATATCGGCATTATCTACGATGATCTGGGAAATAATGATATGGCTTTGGAATATTATTTGAAATCATTGAAATTTGAACAGGAGATTGGTGATAAAACTGGAATTGCAACGACTCTGAATAATATAGGTGTTATTTATGATACTATCAAAGAATATGAAAAAGCGATTGAATATTATCAAGGATCTTTAAATATTTACGGTGAACTAAACGATGTAAGTGGAGTTGCCGACGCCAATAATAACATCGGAGTAGCCTACAAAAACCTGAATGATTATAAAAAAGCCCTTAAATATCTTCTGAACGCTTTGGATAAATATCGAGAATTGGGAAGAGTAAAAGGTATTGCTGCTGCTTTGAATAACGTGGGAACTGTTTATTACGAATTGAAAAATTATTCCAAAGCTGAAGAATTTTTGTTAAATGGCTTAAAGCTTGCCAGACAGATCGAAATACGCGATCTGATCATCGAAATATATCTGCGTCTTTCCGATGTGAAAGTTGCTCAGCAAAATTACCAGGAAGCTTTAAAATATCACAAATTATATTCCAGCGTAAAAGACAGTATCTTTTCCAGTGAAAGAATGGAAATTATAGCCGGAATGGAAGCAACTTACGAAGTGCAGCTTCTTCTGGAAGAACGCGAAAAAGAAATTGAACTTTTGCAGAAAGACAATGAGATCTACAAACTGCAGGCAGAAAAGCAACGGTTGAATATGTGGCTGCTCTATTTTGGACTGGCAATTGTAATCGTGCTGGCTTTTGTCATTTTTTATCGTTATCGTTTGAATAAAAAAAATACCATCATCCTGGAAAAAGTAGTAGAAGAACGAACCAAAGATCTGCGGGAAACCAATGATCAACTGAAAAAAGAAATTACAGAAAGAAAACAGTTGGAAAATCAATTGATCCGTTCTGAACGACTTGCCGGTGTTGGTGAACTGGCAGCTGGAATTGCTCATGAGATCAGAAATCCGCTTGGAAATATCAGCTCTTCAGCTCAGATCTGTCTCAGCAAATACAATCCCCAAAACCAGATAAAAGATTTTCTGGGAATTATTCAGGAAGAATCCGATAAAGCAAATGCCATCATCAAAGGATTGTTAGATTTTGCCAATCCGCGCGAAGTAAAACTGAAAAAGGATTCTGTCTGCAAAGTTATTAAAGAAGTTCTTAACAGTGTGAATGCCAGATTGCAGGAAAATCAGGTGAATGTAGAACTGGACTGTTCAACCACAATTCCGCGGATAATGCTCGATGCTAAATGGCTGCAGCAAGCTTTTCAGAATTTCATCCTCAATTCTATCCAGGCAATGCCAAATGGTGGAAAATTAAAAATTTCCGGAAAAGCAGATTTTAAAAATGAACAGCTGACTGTGATAATTGAAGACTCAGGATTTGGAATTTCCCAGGAAAATCTCAGTAAAATTTTCGACCCGTTCTACACAACTCGCGAAGACGGGGTTGGACTTGGTTTAAGTTTGTGTCATCAAATTATTTCCGACCACAATGGAAACATGCAGATAGAGAGCGAGGAGAAGGTAGGAACAAAAGTTTACTTGACGTTTCCAATTTCCAATAATTAATAAATTTATAAGATAAAGATAAGGCAAGGGAAGGGGCTTTATGAATAAAATTTTAGTTATCGATGATAACAAGAACATGCAGATAATTTTGAAAAATATTCTGTCTGATGAAGGATATGATATTGATACAGTTGGCAACGGTAAAGACGGTTTAAGTTTAGTAAAAGAGCTCATTCCGGATCTGGTTTTGCTTGATATTCGCCTGCCGCAGATGAATGGCATGGATGTTCTGAAGAAGATCAAAGAATACGATTCAGAAATGCTGGTAATAATGATCACAGCTTTTGGCGATATCAAAACTGCGGTGGAAGCCATGAAGATGGGGGCTTATGATTATGTAACGAAACCATTTGTAAATGAAGATCTTACACTTACAATTCAAAAAGCACTCAAAACTAGAAGCTTGAGCAGAGAAGTTAAATGCCTTCGCAAAAAACTGGATGGTAAGGTAAAACAAGCAGACATTACCGGTGAAAGCCCTCAAATAAATCGTGTAAAAAAACAGATCAATCTGATCGCTCCCACCGATATGAGCGTGATCATTCAGGGAAAAAGCGGAACCGGAAAAGAAGTTGTGGCAAACCTCATTCACAAAAAAAGTAATCGCAAAAATGGTGCTTTCGTGCCGATTGATTGCGGAGCAATTCCCGATACGCTGGTGGAAAGCGAATTGTTTGGCTACGAAAAAGGAGCTTTTACCGGTGCCCATGCCAATAAAAAAGGAAAATTTGAAGCTGCCAGCGGCGGTACGCTGTTTCTGGATGAGATAACCAATTTACCCGCTGCTGCTCAAGCCAAACTTTTGCGCGTTCTGCAGGAGCGTTCTATTCAGCGTGTGGGCAGCACCAAAAGCATAAAAGTAGATGTGAGAATAATCGTAGCAACGAATCTGGATATTTTGGAAGTGGTAAATTCCGGAGATTTTCGAGATGACCTTTTCCATAGATTGAACGAATTCAAACTTGATCTGCCTTTGCTTTCCAAGCGCAAAGATGATATTCCGCTTCTGGCCGATGAATTCCTTGAAGAAGCAAATGATGCACTTTGCAAAGAGATTGCAGGGTTTACACCCGAAGCAATGAAAGTGATGCTTTCCTACAGCTGGCCGGGAAATGTGCGTGAACTGAAACATCTGGTAAAAAGGGCAGTTCTCCTGGAAGATAATAATCGTATCTCCAAAGAAACCATCGATCAGGAAATTACCATGGTAAGCCAGAATAAAAGTTCTGCCAGTATCGATGAATATTATCAAAGGATCATGGATAAAGGATATTCTCTGGCGGATATTACTTCGGAAGTGAGTCATAATATGGAACGCGAAATTATTCAGAGAGTTCTTCTAGATGTAAAATATAACAAGTCAAAAGCAGCAAGAATATTGAATATAGATAGGAATACATTGTATTCCAAAATTAAGATTCTGGATATCTGATAGCATAGCGATCCTGCAACATTAACCATTCAGTTTGCGGAATCACCTCCGCAAATTCAATATTAATATTATCTTTATAACGCTCTATAATCTATAATATAAAGATTTAACTACATGGCACACCAATTGCATTTTTATTCCTCAAATATCATAGGAGGAAGAAATGAAGAAACTACTCATCGTCTCACTTTTCGTAGTTTTATTCGCATGTATCTGGGCAGAACACATGCAGCCCATTTACAAAAATGCAGAAGAAGTTCTGCGAACTAAAAAACCAAGAGTTTACGAAAACACACCACGTGATATTCCAGACTGGAATTTTGCGATTGAACCGGTTGGCATCATGACGAACTATTATGATTACATGCCGGGAAGTTATAACAGCATTCCTATTCGGGTTCAAACAACTGCCGACGGCGGAATTTACCTGGCTTTTCATGCCCGTGAAACAGCTGCTTCTACACGCCGGGTTTATTATGCCTACATTGATGCAAACGGCAACCTTACCAACTCAGCTACGATCGGGACTCAGGATATTCACGAAGGTTATCCGGGAATCGATCTTGATCCTGTTACTGGTGATCCCATTGTAGCCTGGCATGTAAATATCGATGCAAGCACAGTAGATGAAGAAGTTGTGGTTAGTTACGACCTTTATCATTTGGGAAGTCCTGGACTTTGGAAAACACCATTTATCGTGATTGATGACAACATTCCTTCTGCCATTGCACCAGATGATGTATTTGTGTGGCCCTATGTTTATGTAGGTCCTTCACCTACAGCAGGAAAAAGAAGAGTTTATGTAATTGCCAGCAATAATGATGAATCACCCAATGGAAATCCTTCCGAAAACAATATGTTTGCTTATGCCGATTTTGATGAAAATGATTTCAATGCACAATCAGAGTTGGATTGGACTTATCGTACAATTCCAATGCTGGATGACTGGCATGCCGGAAATCCGGAATGGGTACGTCCGACTCATGCTGTAGCTTTAGATGAAGACGGAACAGTTGCCCTTTTTGGTTACACAGTTACAGAAGACGCTTCTACCAGCATGGCAGATAAACTTTATGCTTTTGTAAATACAAATTACGGTGAAGGAGATTTTGTATATCAGGAAACCAGCTGTCATTACGATGTAGACAATCCTCTTAATCAGGATGGAACTCCATACTTTGTCGATCCCGATACAGGTCAACCACATGATATCTATTTTGCTCCCTATCTTTGTAATCATCAGAATGTTATCATGCAGGATGGATGTTTGTATTTCCTGGGAAATGTAAACATGCTGCTTTATCCCGATTCCTGGTATCCCGATCTGCCGATGATGTATCCTAAAATGTATAAATACGATATTGTAAATGAGGAATTCAGCTTTCAGGATATGTACATTACAGGAGCAAATCCAAATGATGATAATGTGATGCTGCCGTGGGACTTGGACGAAGATGGCCAAGTAGATGAATACGATCCTGACGGATATGTTACCTGGGTAGATGGCTGGCCGATTTACCATTATGACAATGGAGTTGCCTTTGATGAAAACCACTGGCAGGTAACACAAAATGAAGATAATGGTTGGATGGTTGCTGTCTGGTCGGAAGGTTTAAAATCTCGGCTTGGAAATATTCCTGAACCTGGTTATGAAGACTGGGCAGAATTTCCCGAAGTTGCAGTTGCCGTTTCCCGCGATGGTGGTGATACATGGTCGGAAACAATCTTGATGAATGCCAAAACTGATGATGATAATTATGCACCTGAACTTGATGGAATGATCCCGGTTTATGTTTATACAGGAGATGTAATAGAAGATATGGGAAATGAATGGGGAAGATTGCATCTGATGTTCCTGGATGATAACAGCTATGGCTCTACAATTGCCGGTCATGGAGAAAATCTGGGTGGAACAATGATGTATGCAGCAATTGATATTGATTTTTCTTCGAATGGCAGCAATCCTGTCCTTCCTACTCCAACTGCTATTTTAGATCAAAATTATCCCAATCCGTTCAATCCGACAACTACAATCAAATATCAAATCAAAAGTACTGGTCATGTCAGCATCGATGTTTTCAACGTGAAAGGGCAAAAAGTAGCCACACTTGTCAATAGAGATCAATCTGCCGGAAATCATCAGGTGATCTGGGATGGAAAAGAAGCTGATGGCTCCAGGGCTGCCAGCGGAATTTATTTCTACAAACTGCAAACAGATGAATATTCAGTATCAAAGAAAATGATCCTGATGAAATAGATTTTCCCTGCGAGGAAAAGAAGCTCGAAAACAGAAAGCACCAACTTCGGTGCTTTCTGTTTATATTCATTTTCAATTTGCGGTATCAATTCCGCAAAAGATTGTAATTTTAGTGAAAATTTTTTGAGATAAATTCAAAAAAATAAAAGTAAAATTGAAATCTAAATTCAATATTTTAAATTAA
It contains:
- a CDS encoding T9SS type A sorting domain-containing protein — protein: MKKLLIVSLFVVLFACIWAEHMQPIYKNAEEVLRTKKPRVYENTPRDIPDWNFAIEPVGIMTNYYDYMPGSYNSIPIRVQTTADGGIYLAFHARETAASTRRVYYAYIDANGNLTNSATIGTQDIHEGYPGIDLDPVTGDPIVAWHVNIDASTVDEEVVVSYDLYHLGSPGLWKTPFIVIDDNIPSAIAPDDVFVWPYVYVGPSPTAGKRRVYVIASNNDESPNGNPSENNMFAYADFDENDFNAQSELDWTYRTIPMLDDWHAGNPEWVRPTHAVALDEDGTVALFGYTVTEDASTSMADKLYAFVNTNYGEGDFVYQETSCHYDVDNPLNQDGTPYFVDPDTGQPHDIYFAPYLCNHQNVIMQDGCLYFLGNVNMLLYPDSWYPDLPMMYPKMYKYDIVNEEFSFQDMYITGANPNDDNVMLPWDLDEDGQVDEYDPDGYVTWVDGWPIYHYDNGVAFDENHWQVTQNEDNGWMVAVWSEGLKSRLGNIPEPGYEDWAEFPEVAVAVSRDGGDTWSETILMNAKTDDDNYAPELDGMIPVYVYTGDVIEDMGNEWGRLHLMFLDDNSYGSTIAGHGENLGGTMMYAAIDIDFSSNGSNPVLPTPTAILDQNYPNPFNPTTTIKYQIKSTGHVSIDVFNVKGQKVATLVNRDQSAGNHQVIWDGKEADGSRAASGIYFYKLQTDEYSVSKKMILMK
- a CDS encoding sigma-54 dependent transcriptional regulator codes for the protein MNKILVIDDNKNMQIILKNILSDEGYDIDTVGNGKDGLSLVKELIPDLVLLDIRLPQMNGMDVLKKIKEYDSEMLVIMITAFGDIKTAVEAMKMGAYDYVTKPFVNEDLTLTIQKALKTRSLSREVKCLRKKLDGKVKQADITGESPQINRVKKQINLIAPTDMSVIIQGKSGTGKEVVANLIHKKSNRKNGAFVPIDCGAIPDTLVESELFGYEKGAFTGAHANKKGKFEAASGGTLFLDEITNLPAAAQAKLLRVLQERSIQRVGSTKSIKVDVRIIVATNLDILEVVNSGDFRDDLFHRLNEFKLDLPLLSKRKDDIPLLADEFLEEANDALCKEIAGFTPEAMKVMLSYSWPGNVRELKHLVKRAVLLEDNNRISKETIDQEITMVSQNKSSASIDEYYQRIMDKGYSLADITSEVSHNMEREIIQRVLLDVKYNKSKAARILNIDRNTLYSKIKILDI
- a CDS encoding tetratricopeptide repeat protein; the encoded protein is MKKLVIILIIIFCFSLISAQTSKIDSLDIRIENTTGKEKVDALNDLSKAYWQIDPTYSVEYGETSRKLARKEKYKAGEAKALNNIGVGYFYLGDSETGMEFLMDALELRKEIGDKKEIVTALNNIGIIYDAINDYNNALKFYLESLKIEEEIGNDKGIAGSLNNIGIVYENLSNFNKALEYFLRSLQIYEKLDDKVGMAATCGNIGLIYGGLTNYDKALEYHFKALNIYEEVQDLRGKANILGNIGIIYDDLGNNDMALEYYLKSLKFEQEIGDKTGIATTLNNIGVIYDTIKEYEKAIEYYQGSLNIYGELNDVSGVADANNNIGVAYKNLNDYKKALKYLLNALDKYRELGRVKGIAAALNNVGTVYYELKNYSKAEEFLLNGLKLARQIEIRDLIIEIYLRLSDVKVAQQNYQEALKYHKLYSSVKDSIFSSERMEIIAGMEATYEVQLLLEEREKEIELLQKDNEIYKLQAEKQRLNMWLLYFGLAIVIVLAFVIFYRYRLNKKNTIILEKVVEERTKDLRETNDQLKKEITERKQLENQLIRSERLAGVGELAAGIAHEIRNPLGNISSSAQICLSKYNPQNQIKDFLGIIQEESDKANAIIKGLLDFANPREVKLKKDSVCKVIKEVLNSVNARLQENQVNVELDCSTTIPRIMLDAKWLQQAFQNFILNSIQAMPNGGKLKISGKADFKNEQLTVIIEDSGFGISQENLSKIFDPFYTTREDGVGLGLSLCHQIISDHNGNMQIESEEKVGTKVYLTFPISNN
- a CDS encoding GPI inositol-deacylase, which produces MKPIIIGIHGLKNKPAKKLLESWWIKSIRDGLQYYNNFHDSFKFELCYWADMEYEKPLDPQMEDEDDPLYLKEPYTSFEPPKTEKEINNTKRKILDKLEIAMDNLFLREDAIEGIEKIADLTIRKMFADLDTYYHGNCSLNQNEKAKTAFRNRLAQLLKKYKNHDILILAHSMGTIISYDTLLHVIPNLKIDTFITLGSPLGLPVITKKILLELGKKIDENSQPPVPDNIRNNWFNFSDLDDNIAANYNLADDYNFNKNAMLPKDNIVNNEYIYDGQKNPHKVYGYLRTPQVAEAIYNFLNRKDSFLTEVLKRMGIR
- a CDS encoding DUF2493 domain-containing protein, producing the protein MKLAVIGSKEFKDYRKLKSVLDQLSGITAIVSGAASGTDAMAARYAKVHNIKLIEFPPDYKNYGEEAKHFRDRQIVENCDSLIAFWDGKCEGTKYTIEYAEKLEIPLKVISIQSSPLEGENPEIFREEGFSVK